From a single Miscanthus floridulus cultivar M001 chromosome 8, ASM1932011v1, whole genome shotgun sequence genomic region:
- the LOC136469373 gene encoding uncharacterized protein: MNNEIAGNDFDYFCLPAVGVAGGAVVSWRRDLWCATSPCARRFSVTTKLTPLNGHGEPWWLTNVYGPTARADKADFLQELRDVRASCPGPWLLCGDFNLIYKASDKNNGRLHHGLMRRFRNVIDDLQLEEIHLSGRLFTWLQLTTARAVIYELDVAQESRHLSYGELELRHELKANVLGLASLARTMARQRSRTRYLKEGDACTKYFHLQACHRRRKNYLFAINHNGQTFSEEEAKAGIVYSYYNELLSKAFHRQHRIDLAQLDLPRLDLSDLVTLFTAEEVARIVRDTPADRAPGPDGFNGAFYKAAWEIVGPDVVRVFHALWELDFRSFYHLNE, translated from the exons ATGAACAATGAAATAGCAGGAAACGATTTCGACTACTTCTGCCTCCCTGCGGTCGGCGTGGCTGGGGGCGCTGTTGTCTCCTGGCGCCGTGACCTGTGGTGCGCAACCTCGCCGTGCGCACGTCGTTTCTCGGTCACCACAAAACTCACGCCGCTGAATGGTCACGGGGAGCCATGGTGGCTCACCAACGTCTATGGACCTACAGCGAGAGCGGACAAGGCTGACTTTCTTCAGGAGCTGCGCGACGTCCGAGCCAGTTGCCCCGGTCCCTGGCTCCTTTGTGGTGACTTCAACTTAATCTACAAAGCCAGCGATAAGAACAATGGCAGGCTACACCATGGACTGATGCGCAGGTTCCGCAACGTCATCGATGACCTGCAACTGGAGGAGATCCATCTCTCCGGCCGCCTCTTCACTTG GTTGCAACTCACTACGGCACGAGCGGTAATCTACGAGCTCGACGTCGCGCAAGAGTCCAGGCATCTGTCGTATGGTGAGCTTGAACTGCGCCACGAACTCAAGGCGAACGTCCTCGGGCTCGCGTCTCTGGCCAGAACCATGGCTAGACAGCGCTCGAGGACTAGGTACCTGAAGGAAGGTGATGCATGCACCAAGTATTTCCACCTACAGGCCTGCCACCGACGGCGGAAAAATTATCTGTTCGCCATAAACCACAATGGGCAGACCTTTAGCGAGGAGGAAGCGAAGGCGGGCATCGTGTACTCCTACTACAACGAGCTGCTCAGCAAGGCCTTCCATAGGCAACACCGCATCGACTTGGCCCAACTGGACCTGCCGCGGCTGGACCTCAGTGATCTGGTGACCCTGTTCACGGCGGAGGAGGTGGCGAGGATCGTCCGGGACACCCCGGCTGACAGGGCTCCAGGCCCGGACGGATTCAATGGCGCCTTTTACAAGGCGGCTTGGGAGATCGTTGGCCCCGATGTGGTACGGGTTTTCCACGCGCTCTGGGAGCTGGACTTCAGAAGCTTCTACCACCTAAACGAGTAG